CGTCAGGAATGTCGCCACCAACTGCAAGGCCAGTCTTCAAAATAAACATATCCAGGTCCATGTAGTACATACCACCAGCGGCAAAACCGATTGCGGTTGTATCGTTGTCCAGGTCCATATCTAGGCTAAACGATGCCATGACTTCAACGTTATCGATTACGAAATAACCAACCGTTGGAGCTACATTAAGGACCATTCTATCACCAACAGTGAACGCTGCTGCGCCACCTAATTCCATGGTACCTGCTGTTGTTTGAAATGCTGCCATTGCCTGGCTTGAAACCAATAACGCTAAAACTCCAACGAATGTTGCTAACTTTTTCATTTAACCCTCCAAAGGTTTTGTTGTGGTGCTGGTACTGACCTAGCAGACCAATGGCCCCATGTTTAGAAATTTGCACGTTTATTTTCGTCTCAAATCGCAACACCAGCAAAAAAGCGGGTGAACGCGGATTCAGCGAAACACGTTCTACTGACATTTTGTGGTGCTAATGTCAGCGTCTCAAAATAACCCAATGCGTCATCGCGTGTTTCAAAACAAAACAACATGCGTAATCGATGAATAGTCATCAATCATTTCGTGAACCGAGAAATCAAATCACTCAGCAAACGCACACACTCGCCAAATGACCCCTATAGGTGTTATAATGAAGGTTAGAAGCATTGGACCCAACCTTCACCCCAAGAGGTAGCTATCTCAATTCAAGAAACATTGGATCCTGAAGGTCTGACAATTTCATTTCGAAATTGGGAAGATAAATTTTATTCAACATTTGGCGCGTACGTGCGAAAAGAAATGCGCACTTTGGGACACCCAATAATTGTTGGAATTTCAGGCATTCAAGGATCTGGTAAGACCACTCAGTCTCGTGCACTTCAAAATTATCTAAAATCCCATTTTGGCATGACCACTTGTATTTTATCGATTGACGACTTCTATCGGGACCAAAAAGAGCGTCAGTTACTAAGTGAGAGAATTCACCCTCTGCTTAAGACACGCGGCGTTCCCGGCACACATCATGTAGAAGCAATCAGTGCAGTCATCGATGCCTTAAAACGCGGTGCCGATGAGTCGATTATTTCTATTCCTCAATTCGATAAATCTACCGATAACCCTAAAGCCGTATCCGATTGGAAGGACCAAAAGCTTCCGGTGGATGTCATTCTATTCGAGGGGTGGTGTGTCGGGGCACAACCGCAATCGGCTCAAGAGCTGGCAAAACCCATCAACCAACTCGAAGAGCAAGAAGATGCCGAGGGAACCTTCAGAAATTACGTCAACAAGCAGCTCCAAGAGCAATACGCTTCTCTTTGGAAGAAGATAGATACCCTGGTTTGGCTCCAACCATCCAAATTTGAAATGGTTTACACATGGCGCAAGCAACAAGAATCTCAGCTTGAGATAGATCCCAACAATAACACATCCACTAAAATGGATGACGCCGACTTAAATAGATTTATCATGCATTACGAGCGGATCAGTCGGCATATGATGAACACGATGCCCAAAGAGTCAGACTGGGTGATTGAACTCAACGATGACCAAACTCCAAAATTAGTTAGGCATCCAGATGGGCATTCATCGCCTCAGCGATGAGCTTGACCCGCTCGGGGTCGACCGGCGCCCCAACATTGCCGCCCTGCTTGAGCGCAGTACCTACGATAGCGCCAGTGGCAAACGGCATCAGCGTTGAAACAGAATCTAAAGTTAACCCAGAACCAAGATACACAGGCTTACCATCCGCGGCCCTATGAACAATTTCCAACCGTTCGCGCTCGATTGGCTGACCGGTTGCTCTCCCAGTTACAACCACGCCATCGGCCAAACCGCGCTTGAGGCAATCCTCAGTTGCAGTCACTGGGTCGACCGGCACCAAAGGCTCCGCATGCTTCACCAAAACGTCGGCTAAAATGGCCACATGCTCTACGCCCAGCTCTTTTCGATACCGCAGCGTTCGCCAAGCTTCACCTTCGATGATGCCCTGATCCGTAAGATAAGCGCCCGAGTGAACATTGACTCGAATAAATTCGGCACCCGTCGCCGCAGCAATCCCCAAAGCGCTTTGAGCATCATTGCGCAGGCAATTGACACCAATAGGAACTCCGGAATTTGCGACACAGGCTCCTACCACACGCGCCATCAACGCAACTTGGTGAGGTGGTAAACGACTGGTGGCATCGCCTCTTTGAAACGGAGCAGAGCCGAAATTCTCAACGATGATTCCGTGCACGCCGCCGGCCACGAGAGCGTCAACGTCCCGCATCGCAAAGTCGACGACCTGATTGAATGAAGTATCCGCGCAAGCCTTTGGATCACCTGGCATGGGCGGCAAATGGATAACACCTATAAGTCCTCGAATCATAGAGCCTTGTACACAACCCCGCTCGGGCAAACCAGTTAAGATGCGCATCTAGACATAAAAAAGCGAGCCCTCAGCTCGCTTAGAAGACTATTCAATTTAACATTACGGGCTGCGGACACCACCAACAACGAAGGGAAGCCACTCACGGTAACGTGCTTTAAAACCGCTTGCCTCCAGTACGCCTCGCCATTTCGGCTGCCGGGGTATTGTTAAGAGTGGCATACCCGCCTCTTCGGGAGTCATGCTCGCCTTTGCTGTATTGCAAGGAATGCAACTCGTTACCACGTTGGTCCAGCTGTGCTGGCCACCTCGTGAACGTGGCATCACGTGGTCAAGGTTAAGACGCATCTTCGGCAGAACTGCACCGCAGTATTGGCAAGTATGATTGTCCCTTAGGAAAATATTGCCCCGGCAAAAGCGCACATGGCCGGTTGGAAAACGGCTGTATCTTTTTAAAACGATAATACGGGGAACACAGATCGGACCACCAACGCTCCCAATGGTGTCATCGGAATCTCTTGGCTCAACGTCTAACCATTTGGGTAAATCAAGTTGCTGGTAATCACTGTCGAGGGCAAAAGCGCTCCCGATGAAGAGCATACCAAACGCGCGCCGTGCACCAATCACATTCACGGGCTGATAACTCTTGTTTAAAACCAACACATGCGGGTTCGTCGTCATGATGTAATGTATGGTAGTGCATCAAACACGAGTCAGCAACATTTTCATCATTCAGCAAGTGATTAACCATTATCCACAAATCGACAAAAACTTATGCACACAGAAAAATATTCGCATTAAACACCTAAAATCATTGAATTAATCATTTTTTGTTAATTTTTACGCAACACTTTGACCATTTCTCCCGATAACTAATCTTGGACCTGAAACAACATTTTTGCCTCGGAGTTATCATCTATGCGAGATTTTGCAGCACAATCTATTCCAGCCTCAACCGTTCAAAACAGCTTCTCTTCTATCGCCCCTCCCAAAGATCTCGAAATCAAAATGCCGAAGGCTAACCTGGCCAATCAGCACCCGGAACTCGCAACTCAAGACGCGATGCAAGCTATCGGTTTACCAACCACGGCCCAGCAAGCCGTCAACCCAACCACCCCAAATCTGCAACCCGTCGAGAACAGTTGTGGTGTCTCGCAGTTCAATGGCCCCACACAGACTCAGCCACCTGTTCAATCGGGTACGACCACTGCCCCTACCGCGGTTTCAGAACCCATCGAAGTTCAGGCACCCACAGAGGTTGCTGCGGTTATTGAAGTTGAAGAACCCGAGCCAACCTTTGGCGAAAAAGTGAAGGGTTTCTTCGACAAGGTATTCACAGTGCTTAAGGAGTTATTTAACTTCCTAAAGAACATATTTAGCTTAGTCATGCCGTTCATGGGTCAGCTTGGGCCGCTTTTCGGTGGCATTTTTGGCGGAGGCGGTTCAGGAGCATCCGGCGTAAACCCTGGTGGCTCTACATCTTCCTCATTTCCTGGCGGCAGCTCATCAGGTGGAAGTTCTTCGTCCAACTCTCCAAGCGTTCCCGTTCGTGATCCAGGTACAACCTTCTCCGGCACCGGAACTGGCTCTATCACAGGAAGTTCAGCTGGTCTGCCAACTGGCCCTGTCCTCGATAGACCACGCATCCTTGGCTAAGCAATGAATCAGGGCGGGGGTGAACACGTTCACCTTCCGTCCCGTTTGCACTCACTACCACTCTGACTTACCAATAGAGTTCCTCCATGGAATAGGGAGTTAGATTATGCAGCCCACCCAAACCGACACTATTGTCATCTACATCACGGTGCCAAACGCCGACGAAGCCCAATCGCTTGCCCAAGCTCTGGTCAGTGAAAAGCTCGTCGCCTGCGTGAATATCGTGAGCGGCATTCAGTCGGTCTACTCATGGCAAGGCGAGATTCAGAAGGAGAGTGAGCTCCTCCTAATCTGTAAATCACGTACCGAACGGTTTGAAGCTCTGCAAAACCGGGTGCAATCCTTACACAGTTATGATGTGCCTGAAATCATTTCTATCCCCATCACGAATGGCTCTGAACCCTATCTAAACTGGGTAAGAGAAAATTCGACTCCCCAATAAGCCAACGCTTTATCGGTCAGAGTTCAGGATTTCCCTCACAAAATTTGAGCACACCCCCTCTGAGGGCTATAAGCCCCTTAAGAATAAGCGG
Above is a window of Deltaproteobacteria bacterium DNA encoding:
- a CDS encoding BtpA/SgcQ family protein: MIRGLIGVIHLPPMPGDPKACADTSFNQVVDFAMRDVDALVAGGVHGIIVENFGSAPFQRGDATSRLPPHQVALMARVVGACVANSGVPIGVNCLRNDAQSALGIAAATGAEFIRVNVHSGAYLTDQGIIEGEAWRTLRYRKELGVEHVAILADVLVKHAEPLVPVDPVTATEDCLKRGLADGVVVTGRATGQPIERERLEIVHRAADGKPVYLGSGLTLDSVSTLMPFATGAIVGTALKQGGNVGAPVDPERVKLIAEAMNAHLDA
- a CDS encoding kinase; this encodes MRKEMRTLGHPIIVGISGIQGSGKTTQSRALQNYLKSHFGMTTCILSIDDFYRDQKERQLLSERIHPLLKTRGVPGTHHVEAISAVIDALKRGADESIISIPQFDKSTDNPKAVSDWKDQKLPVDVILFEGWCVGAQPQSAQELAKPINQLEEQEDAEGTFRNYVNKQLQEQYASLWKKIDTLVWLQPSKFEMVYTWRKQQESQLEIDPNNNTSTKMDDADLNRFIMHYERISRHMMNTMPKESDWVIELNDDQTPKLVRHPDGHSSPQR
- a CDS encoding HNH endonuclease, whose amino-acid sequence is MTTNPHVLVLNKSYQPVNVIGARRAFGMLFIGSAFALDSDYQQLDLPKWLDVEPRDSDDTIGSVGGPICVPRIIVLKRYSRFPTGHVRFCRGNIFLRDNHTCQYCGAVLPKMRLNLDHVMPRSRGGQHSWTNVVTSCIPCNTAKASMTPEEAGMPLLTIPRQPKWRGVLEASGFKARYREWLPFVVGGVRSP
- a CDS encoding divalent-cation tolerance protein CutA, which codes for MQPTQTDTIVIYITVPNADEAQSLAQALVSEKLVACVNIVSGIQSVYSWQGEIQKESELLLICKSRTERFEALQNRVQSLHSYDVPEIISIPITNGSEPYLNWVRENSTPQ